Below is a window of Carettochelys insculpta isolate YL-2023 chromosome 4, ASM3395843v1, whole genome shotgun sequence DNA.
TCATAATTCCTCTCAAGAAAGACGGCATAAATGTCTCCCTGGTACTTGATGCTTTTTTCATTGTGTTGCATTGATTTTTCTCTTGTGCTTTCAGTAAAGCTGAAATTTAGCGTGACTGGTTTTGGTTAGGTTTGCTTTCTTTCAGGGGGTTAATGGTACTCTCACTCTGAGTACAGTTTAGGAAGAATTGTTACAGGAAAACTTTTTTCTCATTCCATGTGTGTCATTGGCCAGGAGCAGCATCTGGTGGCAGCTCTTGCTAATGCCATGTGTAAATCGGCCCCTTTCTATTAGCAGGTGCTGGGAAATAAATCCCTGCTTCGTTGTTGGTGTAGTGTTTTGATGGGCAGTGGAAGGGCGGGACCTTTTTCCAAACGTAACCTCTCCGGCTGCTCCTAGGAGCTAAGGAGAAAAGGGCCTCTGAGCACAGCTGCCACCCCAGGAGCTCCGTCCTCTGAGGGGGTGGAGGCAGCGGAGGGCAGaagctgggtgctggggggggcggggcggggcggggctgtgcGCATTTTTCAGGTACCGGCCCACGCTCAGCGAAGGAGCAGGGCAAAGCGCGCCCTCCGCCCGCTGCGCGTTGACACACCGCTCCGTGCCAGCTGTGGGCGAGCCTGGGGCGTGGCCCTAGTTCCTAAGGCGGCTGAAGACCCGCGAGCCGCTGCTTGCAGCCATCCCCGCTCTGGGCACCGGCGGCCCCTGCGACTGGCTCAGTGCTCGTTCTTCGCTCCCGGCCCGATCCGGCAGCGGTGACGCGCTATGCCCCGGCGGCTTTCCCGCGGGGAGCTACgctgcaggccccgcccccctccgCCTAGCCCGGGCGTCGGCCCCGCCCCTAATCGCCAAGTCTCTTGCGTCCTTCAAGTTCCTCCCCGCGCAGGCGCAGTTCGCTCTAGAGGCGGCCTGTCATGGCGGCAGGTCTGAGCGGGATGTTTGCAAATCAGCCTCcggggccgccgccgcctccgCCGCTCCCTCCTGGCGGCCCCGGCCAGGCCGGTCTCCTCCCGGCGCCCGCGGGGCCGCGCAATCTGAACGGCACGCTGGTGGACGAGCTCGAAGCCGCCTTTGAGGTCGGGGaagggagcctgggggagggcggggaggCTCAGGAGCTGCGGGGTGTAAAGGGCTGAGGCGTTCCAGGCGGGGACGAAGCCACTGCGCTTTTTGCCCTCGGGACCCGTTGAGATGGAGCCGCTCATGATTGACACGCGCATCAGGTGCCCTGTGTTCCTTTAAAGCGGTGTCTTTGTTTCCCCAATCATCTAGGCTTGCTTCGCTTCGCTGGTGAGTCAGGATTACGTGAATGGCACCGATCAGGAAGAAATTAGAACTGGTAAGCCCCTGCCAGCGTTTTAATCTGGCTACAGCGTGGCTGGCATTCAGGTGTGCTTAAAAAAAGTTCTCTCTCTAATAATTTTTGACAGCCATACCTTTTAGTTAACTGCACATCATGTCAGGAACCTGTACGCTTAGGAGGCTACTTACGCTAACGGCGCTATCAGAAAAGGCCACACTAAATACATTCAGCTCTATGCTAATTTGGGAACAGTAGTGGGGAGATCTCAGTGTCTGCTGCCAGGGTTCTGAACACTGTGTCCTCTAATCCTTTTAAGATGGGTGTGGTTGACCTAggtgcatagtaacagagagagagctgtgctagtctatatataatcaaaacaaaaaaggaggccagtagcactttaaagactaccaaaataatttattaggtgatgaggtttcgtgggacagacccacttgttcagatcatagccataccagaacagactcaatatttaaggcgcagagaaccaaaaatagtaatcaaggttgaaaaatcagaaaaattatcatcacagtgagcaaatgagagagcagaggagtgtggtgggggggggggtcaagaattagataaagcaaagtatgtaaaagagcccttataatgagctagaaaattgctatCCCAGATTAAGAGGATTTAGGCACCCATgtgcctagtgggattttcaggaACATCTAATGCTGAGAGTTAGGCATGTTGGCACTTGTGAAAATCTGCCCAAGGTACTTAATGTGGTGTCACCAACTGATGCATTTTCTGTGGCAGTGATTCAGATGTGGTTAACCCGAATGGCACTGAATTGGTGCTAACtgttataattttaaaaagcccCTATTGTAGATCCAGGCCTGTAGAATTTTTCAAGTGTTATAGGTAGCTGGCAATGGGAGAAAGAAGTGTTTATAAAACTGAAAAGCAGCATGAATTAGTGACTGAGCAAAAAGataagggagaaaaggagaactTGTGTTTTCCCTACCTTGACAGTATGTCCTGAAAAAGTCTTTCATTTATGTGTATAGGCATGTCACTAGGAGAAATGCTTTATCATGGATTGCTATCTTGCTTATACAATGGCAGCATTAACAGTCAGTATCTAATTCTGATTTGTTTATAGTAGCTTGTGGTTATGTGTGAAGTAGAAAAAGGCCCTTGATacatttttcagaagtgatttagGAGCAAAAGTCTTATTTGAAAGTCAGAGGGATTGAAGAGCTGAAGTCTCATTTCCAATAGAAACTCACAAGCTTTTGAAAACTAGCTCCTCATTCGTTTTCAAATATCAGATGATGATTATGGACTGTGCtggaattaaacaaaacaaaacaaaaaacaactcttGTAGTGGGTAACTAAATTTCAtaagtcattaataaatatgcgATTTTGAGTAGTGAAATCTTACTTtatttagtagtaggcatccttcagtctgcatagactatggatcacgccctttatagtttcaattgaggacttcacaACCATGCACTTACTTTATTTTTACTCAAACCCTACAGAGGTGATTTTTGTATGTGTTTACTTAGTTTTTGATGCCATTGTTAGCAGGTAAGTTTTAACTAACCTGCTGCAGTGAAACCAGAAGTGAACAAATTCTTTTTCTTATCTTAGAAAATACTGATAGTAAGTGTTACTATTCAaaaggatagctgtgttagtctgtagcttcgagaataacaaaaggtcttgtggcaccttttagaacATGCAGAAGTAAAGGTTTGGGGTGATGGTTTATAGGTATATTTAGTAAATTTAGCTTTCAGTATATAGGAGCTTCAGACTTTATATGTACAGGCCCCTAAAATACAGACGTTTACAATCAAGTTTTTGGATTTGCTTTCTCAAATGTCTTTTGGGAAAAAGCTTTAGATTAGGtagttttaaaatactgaataTCTGGCTACTTGGACAAAATATACATTGACTTAATTTCCTCCTGTGGCAACTAATCTAGTCTTTGACTTCTTTCTCTTGTTATATTTCTCTCATTTAGGTGTTGATCAATGTATTCAGAAATTTCTGGATGTTGCAAGGCAAACTGAATGttttttcctacaaaaaagaTTACATCTTTCTGTCCAGAAACCCGAGCTAGTTATTAAAGAGGTAGGAATTTAccattttttaatctatttacttTATCTGTGACAActttaattttttcttctttgtggaGACTAAGGGAATATATTTTGTTCCATAATGGTACAGAAAATCTGAGTCGTATAGTATATTTAGTTAAAAATTTAGTTTTTGTTTAGTAGAATAGTTCTCTTGCCCTCTGCAAGCgcactggatttttaaaatgattcctaTTTTTGCTAATTTTCCTAACTATCCTAACATTATGTATATAACTACGTAAATACATATAGGGCTTTATTATAGGTGGGCAGTTCAGACAGACACCCTTTTTCCATGAAGATGATAGATCTTTTTACAGTTAAAATAAGTCATTTATTAATTCAAGATGTCTGTCAACTGCAGGATGTTTCAGAATTGAAAAATGAACTACAGAGGAAAGAAGCACTGATTCAGAAGCATTTGAGTAAACTGCGTCACTGGCAGCAGACTCTAGAAGACATCAATGTGCAACACAAAAAACCAGCAGAAATGCCTCAGGGACCACTAGCTTATCTAGAACAGGCGTCTGCTAATATCCCTGCACCCATGAAGCAAACGTGATGAAGAAAGACATTTGAATTTACATCTTTGAGTAGTATTTAACTTAAAGTGAAATGGATTATTGATCTTTCTCTCTTGTATATAATGTGATGTAATTTGTAGTATAAAAATAGTTTTACTGTATGACAGTAGGACACAAGCATAAAATAAACGGGGAAGACTCTGTAATTTAACTTTTTATCAAAGTATGGATTGTTTTTACATTCAACTCAACAAATTCTCCACATGTTACAAATGTGTTGACAAATATATATACTTATAGTAGACTTTCATAAAATACACCAAAATAACTTCCTATTACTTGAGAAACTGATGGAACAGTCCTAAAGTTCAGTTAAGGCACTATTGCTACAGAAGTACTTGCAGAGTTTTTGTTGAAGTCAAGTGTGGCCTTATTATATACTTGTCACTTGGAGTGTTTCTAATCATTTCATATCCTATAATCTTGGCAAAATAGTGCAGTCTTATTGCTGAGATTGGTAAATTAAGTCAAATCAAGGATTCTGTTGTCTATGGCGAAAGGACTTGCCTTCATCTGGGAGAGAAGTGTCAAAAATACATCtcttttcctagtgtagatatgACTAAAAAGAGGTGATGGGGTGTGGTGCCAATGGGAAAATGCTCTGACATCTGATGCTTTTAAATCTTGCAGGAGAGCTTGTTGGAAAGGGGTGGagatatatttaatattttctagTCATGTACATCAAAGCATAAGGCTTGTCCTTTTCTACCTTTCCAATGGCCTCCAAATATGACACTTTCTTTTCCTCATGAAACTATACCCACTCAGTTTAAGGGTGTGGCAGCTTGGAAGAAAGTTGTTGGCTTTCCTCATCAAAGCAGATTTTGCCGAAGTAGTTGGAAATTGAGTGGTACTagtttcaggctgctgcagctgaagtGCAGCGCCAGTGGAGAAGTACTGCGTGATTGTGTATTGTGGCTAATTAGCTGAAACctaaatgagggagccagaaagTTTGTCTGTTCTGTGCTTGCCAGTGTGCTCTAAGAGCATTACTGCAGGAGGGGAATGTAAACTAAACTCCCTTTAGAGAGTAGGTTTAAATTAACTTCATTCTGCCATCAGTGGAGAGAAGGTGCAACATGGGTAATATAAACTCCAACTTCTTGAGCTAAAtgttctctcttttttcaaaCCATTGACTCAAGGAAGCCATCTGCTTGAGTTGGACAGTACTTGGAAGTTCCCATTGTCCTGTAGGGACTGCTATGTGTTTAACACAAGGACGGGGCAGGCTGTCACAAAGTAAGTTAGTAACAAACGCCTATTGCTTGCTGCATGTACAGGAGCAGGTTACTTGATTGAGTTCATTTAAAAAGCAACGATCTAATCTGTGTGGTCATCTACTTTGCATTTAACTACTGTGTCCTTTTTTTGTCTGTCCCAGGGAACAAGAAAGGGAAGACCTTGAATGGAAAACAATTTTCATCTACTTGAAACTGACTGTCTTTCAAGGGCAGTTTtgaggggtgtttttttttttgttttgctgttcccCATGAGGCTTCTAGTTGTTCACTGGACCCAGATTTTGACTTGCACTTTTTAACACATGCAGTACTACAATTTATCAACTAGTGCTCTCACTGTTGATCAGTTTAGCAAAAACATCTTAAAATATTGGTTCTGCAATCCCAAATGCTCCTCCTCAGTTGCCACTTAACTGCAAAATTCATCGCTCTACTTATAATACCAATACATACAAAAATATTTGGCTTATTAAAACTCAAAAATAAGGTCTTATGGGACTGGACAGTAGCATATGCTGCCAAGACTATGGGCTTGTCTCTGCCACCAGGAGATTGACGCTGTGGTGATCAGTCCACAGAGGATTGATTTAGCAGCTCTTGTGAAGACCCTCTAAATCACTCACACattgctctcctgtcaactcctaaacaagaatgctgtagtgtagacatagctatctttcaaaagaagtccttttggaagagatcttgcaAAAGAACTTTTGAAAGTGCGCACGCACGCACCCCCCCCCCTCAAAAAGACTATCTTTTTGAAAGACAGGatccacacagcctcctcctgccccaactcCTTCCAAAGAATGGCCCAGGGCTTgcaaaaatcaggtgccatgaggactgttctacacacggcttctttcgaaagaagctttcaaaagaaggtgcttttcctgaaacaggagtggaagagttctttcaaaaggagtgctgtgtttttgttttaattttaaaagaatgctttttgcttgtaggtgctctactggatatttcaaaagtgcccctcctttcaaaaactatttcataagaacttgctagtgtagatgcagccaaagtctacagtaagtcaacagcaacaaagggtcctgtggcaccttatagactaacagaaaagttgagagcatgagctttcgtgagttaactcacttcttcagatgctggtcctggaaatctgcaagtccaggtataaataggccagagcaaggctggggataacgaggttagctcagtcaggaaggctgagttgtgtTGTCATCAGTAGTTCTgtaggtgtgaactccaagagaggggaagctgcttttgtatttagccagccattcacagtctttgtttaatcctgagctgagggtattgaatttgcagatgaattgtagctcagcaatttctctttggagtctggtcttgaaatttctttgctgcaggatagctacttttaaatctgctactgtgtgtcctgggagattgaagtgctgtcctatgggtttttgtatattgccatttctgatgtctgatttgtgtgcatttattcttttacgtagagactgtccagtttgtccgatgtatatggcagaggggcattgctggcacatgatggcataaattacattggtagatgtgcagctgaatgaacccacgatggtgtagctgatccggttaggtcctgtaatgatgttgctggtgtgtatatgtgggcagagctggcaacgaggtttgtggcatggaccgctacacctaccttcatgcctccagcttccatcccagacacaccacacgatccatcgtttacagccaagcacttagatataaccgcatttgttccaacccctccgacagagacaaacacctacaggatctgcaccaagcattcttgagactgcaatacccacctgaggaagtgagaaaacaaatcaacagagccaggcgtgtgccacgaagcctcctgctacaggacaagcccaagagagaaaccaacagaacaccactagccatcacctacagtcctccgctaaaacctctacagcgcatcatcagggatctacaacccatcctggacaatgatcccccactttcacaggccttgggaggcagacctatcattgctcacagacaacctgccaacctaaaacaaaccctaacaagcaactatacaccgcaccacagtcactctatctcagggacccatccatgcaacaaacctctccAGCAAACCTTACAGGCAGTTAAGTATAAAGTGTACTATGTGGGAGCAAAAAACCTCCTACTTCATTGAAACCAGATGGTATGTTGGGAGGTGAAAAGgggagaaattttaaaaatatttccagtgcTGCTCTTTAAGTCCATTTTAAAAAAGGTGAACTCTCCCTGGGTGTGTCTGATATCCTGGCTGGGGAGTATTATGTTCTTGTGGCCAGTGGAGATGGGAAGCTGACCCATGGCAAGCAGAGTCAAGGCTTGCTCGCACTATGGGCAGTTGGTAGCTAAGTGTCTCACTGGCCTGGGTGCACATTCACTAAACTAATAGAGGGGGGCATAGGACATCCCAGATAACATGCTGTAGAGTAACCTGTGCACTGGAATGACATCATGCTGCATGGTGCAGTTGTGGCAGTGTGGGGAACATCTGTGCTTCTTAGGCATTGTGTGTGAGATTGGGCACAGTTAGAGACAGCAATACTTCTCAGTCATGTTTCCTGCACACCATTTTATTAACTTGAGGCTTTTTAGTGTTACAGTCCAGCCTAGGCCCCTTGTGGTGTTAGCTGCTGTACAAACAACAGAGTAGACAGTTGTTCTGTAATTTCCTTCTTTTGCTACCAAATACTCTGTCCTGAAACAAATGTATCTTGAGTCCCTTTTGGAACTAAACTATTTGTTTTCAGAGAAAAATAGGCTGACAGAGCAGAAGTCCTGGAGCCTGAGTGGTGTCTCAGTAGTAGGCTCTGAGTTATGGAACTGCTTGCTGTCTGACATGAGGGTGAGATACACCTGTGCCAGTTTCAAGGAGGTGATTTGCTGTAAGATGCACATTTCTTTAGGCAAACCTCCCTTCAAATGATGAGCTACTCATGTCCTGAACACCAGCAGTCAAGAATGATGCTTTTTAAGAAAGTGAAAGATGTGGATAATTTGGGTCTCCCAGTGGATTGGTGTACCTGGTTCTTAGATAGCCACAACAGCAATATTGAAGAGACATACAGCTGAATACCCGTTTTTCATAAACTTGAAACGTCATGAATTGTATAGAGTCTGGTTCAAAATTCTGCATAATACACAAGTATAAAACAAATTTGGTCTGTaagcaaatattttattaatattcacAGTTGAATTTTATCCTGAATTCTCCAGATTCATCCTTAAATATGTTTAATGAGAATGATGTGATGTAATGAGCTGTTTATACAACTGCAAAAGTGATATTATCCAGTTCTAATTATATTAATAATTCTAAAAGCACTTTGTGATATTGTCTGTCAGTATGCTACACTCTACAACAAATATGAAACAATCAGATTAAACAGTCTCTAAAAGTAATTCTTAATTTATTTGAATATTAAATAGCCAATAAGATGGAGAAAAGCATGGGATGTAATAAATATGAAACTACTTATACTGAAACACGCACAAAATAAAATGAGGGTATTTTTATAAGAGCCAGGAGTCACTGGGGAACAAATTCAGCACTCAACTGGCATAACTGTAGAACAGTTCATTATACTGATACGAAGGACTCTTCCTGCACAACAGCTGGCTATTGGGGTGACAGTGTGCCCATAATTTTTCACCTAGCCTGTGTTCATGTTTACAAATGGTTATTAATAAtttcatagggcttgtctacactccctccctactttgaagggaggatggtaagtagggtgttgggagtttattaataaagtgctgcagtgcacatgcagcacttcaataagcaaattcctcccccatggcaactccgaagtgttaaactttgaagtgccagcttgcctgtagccacggctcacctgctggtacttcaaagtgcccagggtacttcaaagtccctttattcctcagaattttggggagtaaagggactttgaagttgcactcTTGAATCCCTTAGTATCTGGATACCAGATTCTTAGTAAGCTGTGTGCAATTCAAACTTTTTTTCCTCTGATCAGTACCCTGATTTAACATTTCTTGCAAGAGAATGAAATCATCTATGGGTTATTTTTCTGGCCACTCTGGAAATGActggttttaaaatgaaaaatattttgtaaaccaTTCTTGATTACGGGGGTCTTGTTTCTGGCCATCTTTGTTTGCGGGTGCTTGGTTGGCTTGTGTCCTGTGCAAAGAGAGAAATATTATCATTACCTGAGAGTTTGTTAAATAGATTTctgcattttatttgtttttaaggcTGTTGAGATtaaaaatcatgattaattgcatgattaaaactgtgattaattcaCTGTTAATAATGGAAtcctatttatttaaatattttgtatgttttctacattttcagatgtattgatttcaattatgACAGAATACAAACTGTACAGCACtcattttttattacaaatatttgtaccataaaaaaccaattttttttcaagtcacctaatacaagtactgGAGCACAATCTCTTTATGTATCAAAAAACCTGCATTGTTTTATTTCTCAGTGTCAAACTTTAGAGCCTCCATCCTTCTTTTTTTGTTCAGCAAATCGCTCAGATAAACAAATTAGTttgcatttgcaggagataatgctgctgggcttttttttttttttctccacaatgTCACCTAAAAGTGAGAATGGGCATTCCCATGGCAGAACTGTAGCCAGCACTggaaggtatttatgtgccagatgtgcTACAAGTTCAGATGTCCCTTTGTGCTTCAACCACCATTACAGTggacatgcatccatgctgatgacgggtgaactgaaaaatacaattatttttattgtttttattgtgtAAATAGTTATAAAATGAGCACTGTGTACCTTGTATCATGTTGTAAAGGAAATCAATATAATTGAAAATGTGgacaaaatccaaaatatttaataaatttcagttcATGTTTTGTTGTtcaacagtgcaattaaaactgattaatcatTATTAATTTTTGTGTTAAGTGATTAATAGGCAGccctatttattattttttagaAGAACTGCTTTGTTGCTAAAATTCTTATGGAGGTAACCAAAAATACTTGAGCTACTAAACACATGGCATAGATGGAGCTGACACCATGTGAGTTGGTATAGTCCAGGGACAAGCCTCACCTGTATGATTTGAGCCATAAGGAATTTCAGTGGCAAATTCTTCCAGGCAGAGAAGATCTCTGTAGAATGAGGACCTGCAGCATTTTTTTAATGAGATCCCTAACGCTCTCTGGGCACTTGCAAAATGCTAAATATTAATTAATTCATAATCAAGTTTCTACAAAGTATACATTTACCTTGTGGCATGGCCATTGTCAGAGGACTGCACTGATTGACAGCCGGCCCTGGTGCAGCCAGCACTCTGGTCTAAACTTGTAGATTTTGTTATTGGAGGGGCAGTTCTCTTTGATCTTAGGTCACAGCTCAAAAAGTTCTTCGCGTAGGAGGCTAAATTTGGAACACTGACGACACGACTTGGCACCTCGTTCAGTTTCTTTGGCTTTTATTGTGAGAACACAAATGTACATTATTCACACATTCTTACACATGGATGATACTATTAATGCTACACAAGCACATTCCAAGACAGTTTGGGCCAAACTTATCACTGAGCCAAGTCTTTGGATTTTTCTACTATTGTCATGGatagtctctgtctctctctttgggTATCCAAAAATGGAGGGTCCCAAAATTTTATAGCT
It encodes the following:
- the MED28 gene encoding mediator of RNA polymerase II transcription subunit 28, producing the protein MAAGLSGMFANQPPGPPPPPPLPPGGPGQAGLLPAPAGPRNLNGTLVDELEAAFEACFASLVSQDYVNGTDQEEIRTGVDQCIQKFLDVARQTECFFLQKRLHLSVQKPELVIKEDVSELKNELQRKEALIQKHLSKLRHWQQTLEDINVQHKKPAEMPQGPLAYLEQASANIPAPMKQT